The Malus domestica chromosome 06, GDT2T_hap1 genome has a segment encoding these proteins:
- the LOC139197189 gene encoding uncharacterized protein, translated as MHKRLVCYLKKWQKILSSGQLSSHNLGSQVAVQQPLQAACSNCGVRTQYDPYSNFYNPGWRDHPNLRWDKEQHTSPQFQQQVQQPAAPKAAWEVAIEKLANTTTQEIQNLHAAMKNMEKQIGQFALQVSERAPGTFPSQTVPNPRGREECNAIRTLQSGKSYNNRHENSVGDSQAAELPQTKFTIFADSEISADSGQSQDSSENTAEASTKTAERVYKPPMPYPERLKPKAKDQQLTDFMKTLAKIQINLPLIDAIKNIPSYAKFLKDVCTKKKKLVNFEKVILTEQCSAVLFHKLPPKKKDPVDDLYLPADFMVLDMDEDLTTPIILGRLFLATARTTWKPEH; from the exons ATGCACAAGAggcttgtttgttatttgaaaaaatggcagAAGATACTTAGCAGTGGGCAGTTGAGCAGCCACAATCTAG GTTCACAGGTTGCTGTACAGCAGCCTTTACAAGCTGCTTGCAGCAATTGCGGCGTg CGTACCCAATATGACCCGTATTCTAATTTCTACAacccaggttggagagatcatcctaatCTAAGGTGGGATAAGGAACAACACACTAGCCCTCAATTTCAACAGCAGGTACAGCAACCTGCTGCAcctaaggctgcttgggaggttgcaattgaaaaattggcaaatactaccactcaagaaattcaaaatttacatGCAGCAATGAAAAACATGGAAAAACAAATAGGGCAGTTTGCTTTACAGGTTTCAGAAAGAGCCCCGGGTACATTTCCTAGTCAAACAGTACCTAATCCAAGAGGACGAGAAGAATGCAATGCTATACGGACGCTACAGTCTGGCAAAAGTTACAACAACAGACATGAAAATTCTGTTGGGGATTCGCAGGCAGCAGAACTACCCCAAACTAAATTTACAATTTTTGCAGATTCTGAAATTTCTGCAGATTCTGGGCAGTCCCAAGACAGTTCCGAAAATACTGCAGAAGCTTCCACAAAAACTGCAGAACGTGTTTACAAGCCCCCTATGCCGTATCCAGAAAGATTGAAACCTAAAGCTAAAGATCAACAGTTAACagattttatgaaaactttggctaaaattcaaattaatctGCCACTAATTGATGCCATCAAGAACATTCCGtcttatgccaagtttttgaaggatgtttgcacaaagaaaaagaagcttgtTAATTTCGAGAAAGTGATTCTTACAGAACAATGCAGTGCGGTCTTATTTCATAAATTGCCTCCAAAGAAAAAAGATCCG GTTGATGATTTATATTTACCAGCTGATTTTATGGTGTTGGACATGGATGAGGATTTGACAACtcccattattttgggccgcCTATTTCTGGCAACAGCCCGGACGACGTGGAAGCCGGAACATTAA